In one window of Gemmatimonadota bacterium DNA:
- a CDS encoding Lrp/AsnC family transcriptional regulator, whose protein sequence is MIRPVTVQNARDRTDFEILSHLQHDARLSNKELAAKIGLSPSSTLARVRRLERSGALLGYHAEVDPRVYGVTLEALVTVRLEKHARAAILGFERHLASLTEARGWYHLAGANDYLVHVAVRDADHLREFVIAAFTGRNEVAHVETSLIFSHRRRVTFGVLPR, encoded by the coding sequence ATGATTCGGCCAGTCACCGTTCAGAACGCACGGGACCGCACGGACTTCGAGATCCTCTCACATCTGCAGCACGATGCGCGGCTCTCCAACAAGGAGCTCGCCGCCAAGATCGGACTGTCGCCGTCGAGCACGCTCGCACGCGTCCGTCGGCTCGAGCGGTCGGGGGCGCTTCTCGGGTATCACGCCGAGGTGGATCCGCGGGTCTACGGCGTGACGCTCGAAGCGCTGGTCACGGTCCGGCTCGAGAAGCACGCGCGCGCGGCGATCCTCGGCTTCGAACGCCACCTTGCGTCACTCACCGAAGCGCGGGGCTGGTATCATCTCGCGGGTGCCAACGACTATCTGGTGCACGTCGCCGTGCGCGACGCGGATCACCTGCGGGAGTTCGTGATCGCGGCCTTCACCGGGCGGAACGAAGTCGCGCATGTGGAGACGAGCCTGATCTTCTCGCATCGGCGACGTGTGACGTTCGGCGTGCTTCCGCGCTGA
- a CDS encoding PLP-dependent transferase, with amino-acid sequence MTHAFATRAVHAGRHDFAKLGVHAPPLDLSSTYPTPDLVVAARSFDALVSGEPPVSESFVYSRLFNPTTDRFERALAELEGADDAAAFASGMATLTAVLLAAKQRGSHVVAVRPMYGTADHLLSSALLGLDVTWAGPDEIGAHMRTETALVVIETPANPTLRLIDIAAVVAQAGAVPVLVDSTFATPVLQRPLGLGASLVLHSATKFLGGHGDVLAGVVAGRHDLVAAIKHVRAATGSNLHPMASYLLHRGLPTLELRVLRAQATAERLAACLAAHPRVTRVHFPDRPGADPLGLLGRQMAGPGSVLAFELADGDSQAVPAFIRRLELITPAVSLGSTDTLIQPPAALTHRVLDAATRARTGITPGLMRMSVGLEEADDLWKDLERALASS; translated from the coding sequence ATGACCCACGCCTTCGCCACCCGCGCCGTTCACGCCGGACGCCACGACTTCGCCAAGCTCGGCGTACACGCTCCGCCGCTGGACCTCAGTTCGACCTACCCTACGCCCGATCTCGTGGTGGCCGCCCGGTCGTTCGATGCGCTGGTGAGCGGAGAGCCGCCGGTCTCGGAGTCCTTCGTGTACTCCCGGCTGTTCAATCCCACGACGGATCGATTCGAGCGGGCGCTCGCGGAACTGGAGGGCGCGGACGACGCTGCGGCATTCGCGTCCGGGATGGCTACTCTCACGGCGGTGCTCCTGGCCGCGAAGCAGCGCGGCTCGCACGTGGTCGCCGTTCGCCCGATGTATGGGACGGCGGACCACCTGCTCTCGTCCGCCCTGCTGGGGCTCGACGTGACATGGGCCGGGCCCGACGAGATCGGCGCGCACATGCGCACCGAGACGGCGCTCGTGGTCATCGAGACGCCGGCCAACCCCACGTTGCGATTGATCGACATCGCGGCGGTCGTCGCGCAGGCGGGCGCGGTGCCCGTCCTCGTCGACTCCACCTTCGCCACACCGGTGCTGCAACGTCCGCTGGGGCTCGGGGCGTCCCTCGTGCTGCACTCGGCCACCAAGTTCCTCGGAGGGCACGGCGACGTACTCGCCGGCGTGGTCGCTGGCCGGCATGATCTGGTGGCCGCGATCAAGCACGTCCGCGCGGCGACCGGATCGAACCTCCACCCGATGGCGAGCTATCTGCTCCACCGGGGACTGCCGACCCTCGAGTTGCGCGTACTGCGCGCGCAGGCGACCGCGGAGCGTCTCGCCGCCTGCCTTGCTGCGCACCCGCGCGTCACGAGGGTGCACTTCCCCGACCGCCCGGGCGCGGATCCGCTCGGGCTGCTCGGTCGGCAGATGGCCGGCCCAGGGAGCGTCCTGGCGTTCGAACTCGCGGATGGTGATTCGCAGGCCGTGCCGGCCTTCATCCGCAGGTTGGAGCTCATCACGCCGGCGGTGAGTCTCGGCTCCACCGACACGCTGATCCAGCCGCCCGCGGCACTCACGCACCGCGTGCTTGATGCCGCGACGCGCGCCCGCACGGGCATCACCCCGGGACTGATGCGGATGAGCGTCGGCCTCGAGGAGGCGGACGATCTCTGGAAGGACCTCGAGCGGGCACTGGCGAGCAGTTGA
- a CDS encoding glutamine synthetase III has protein sequence MSASSTPRSEALRAIATRAAIIPDVPAMRPDPKPTSAYFGSHTFGAKQMRDKLPKDVHQKLTEAVRLGKKLDADIAPAVAKAVKEWAISQGVTHFCHWFQPQTGLTAEKHDAFLTLDAQGNAIEKFSAEQLIQSEPDASSFPSGGLRATWEARGYTAWNPASPVFIMEAAGTKTLCIPSVFIGYNGEALDEVTPLFRSSEVLSNAARELLETIGDTGALRVYTTMGTEQEFFVIDRTHFAMRPDLVMGGRTLVGAAPPRGQQLEDHYFGGIPERVQAFLAEVEHELYKLGVPIVTRHNEVAPCQFEMAPMFEETDIATDHNQLVMSILKDVALRHGLQVLLNEKPFAGINGSGKHCNWSLSIASDNALNGINLLKPGKTPHQNLRFLMFLAAFLKGVHKHQGLLRAGIGTSGNEHRLGANEAPPAIISVFMGAALTKMIEDIIAGRAGTKAEQAMLALGVAKLPEIEQDNTDRNRTSPLAFTGSKFEFRAVGSSQSIAFPVMTLNTVVAEAIVEIVALLKAELTKGGSVDDAALKVVRKIFKDTSAIRFEGNGYSEAWVKEAKKRGLLNLRRAPEALAQMTTKPVKDLFTKLNILTAAELESRYHVRVERYVKDVLIEMETLAEMIDTQILPAGYAYLGSLADAAAKAKQGGIRVVPQKAAAEATGKLVTALQAKSAALHAAIKKAHALHGDEAKCAAFLTATGHDAMSACRELSDKLEVSIGDAYWPLPRYREMLFPV, from the coding sequence ATGTCCGCCTCGTCGACCCCTCGTTCCGAAGCCCTTCGCGCCATCGCCACGCGCGCGGCGATCATCCCTGACGTGCCGGCGATGCGTCCGGACCCGAAGCCGACGTCGGCGTACTTCGGGAGCCACACCTTCGGCGCGAAGCAGATGCGCGACAAGCTGCCGAAGGACGTCCACCAGAAGCTCACCGAGGCGGTGCGTCTCGGGAAGAAGCTCGATGCCGACATCGCACCGGCCGTCGCGAAGGCGGTGAAGGAGTGGGCGATCTCGCAGGGCGTGACGCACTTCTGCCATTGGTTCCAGCCGCAGACGGGCCTCACCGCCGAGAAGCATGACGCCTTCCTGACGCTCGATGCGCAGGGCAACGCGATCGAGAAGTTCTCGGCCGAGCAGCTGATCCAGTCGGAGCCGGATGCGTCGTCCTTCCCGTCGGGCGGTCTGCGCGCGACGTGGGAGGCCCGCGGCTACACGGCGTGGAACCCGGCGTCGCCGGTGTTCATCATGGAAGCGGCGGGCACGAAGACGCTCTGCATCCCGTCGGTGTTCATCGGCTACAACGGCGAGGCGCTGGACGAGGTGACGCCGCTGTTCCGGTCGAGCGAGGTGCTGTCCAACGCGGCGCGCGAGCTGCTCGAGACGATCGGCGACACGGGCGCGCTCCGCGTCTACACGACGATGGGCACGGAGCAGGAGTTCTTCGTGATCGACCGCACGCACTTCGCGATGCGCCCGGACCTCGTGATGGGCGGCCGCACGCTGGTGGGCGCGGCGCCGCCGCGCGGCCAGCAGCTCGAGGACCACTACTTCGGCGGCATCCCGGAGCGGGTGCAGGCCTTCCTCGCCGAGGTGGAGCATGAGCTCTACAAGCTCGGCGTGCCGATCGTGACGCGGCACAACGAGGTGGCGCCGTGCCAGTTCGAGATGGCGCCGATGTTCGAGGAGACGGACATCGCGACGGACCACAACCAGCTCGTGATGTCGATCCTGAAGGACGTGGCGCTGCGCCATGGCCTCCAGGTGCTGCTGAACGAGAAGCCGTTCGCGGGCATCAACGGCTCGGGCAAGCACTGCAACTGGTCGCTGTCGATCGCGTCGGACAACGCGCTCAACGGCATCAACCTGCTCAAGCCGGGGAAGACGCCGCACCAGAACCTTCGCTTCCTGATGTTCCTCGCGGCGTTCCTGAAGGGCGTGCACAAGCACCAGGGGCTGCTGCGCGCGGGCATCGGGACGAGCGGCAACGAGCATCGCCTCGGCGCGAACGAGGCGCCGCCGGCGATCATCTCGGTGTTCATGGGCGCGGCGCTCACGAAGATGATCGAGGACATCATCGCCGGCCGCGCGGGCACCAAGGCGGAGCAGGCGATGCTGGCGCTCGGCGTGGCGAAGCTGCCGGAGATCGAGCAGGACAACACGGACCGCAACCGCACGTCGCCGCTGGCCTTCACGGGCTCGAAGTTCGAGTTCCGCGCGGTCGGGTCGTCGCAGAGCATCGCCTTCCCGGTGATGACGCTCAACACGGTGGTGGCGGAGGCGATCGTCGAGATCGTCGCGCTGCTCAAGGCGGAGCTCACGAAGGGCGGCTCGGTGGACGACGCGGCGCTCAAGGTGGTGCGCAAGATCTTCAAGGACACGAGCGCGATCCGCTTCGAGGGCAACGGCTACAGCGAGGCGTGGGTGAAGGAGGCCAAGAAGCGCGGCCTGCTGAACCTCCGCCGCGCGCCCGAGGCGCTGGCGCAGATGACGACGAAGCCGGTGAAGGACCTGTTCACCAAGCTCAACATCCTCACGGCGGCGGAGCTGGAGAGCCGCTACCACGTGCGCGTGGAGCGCTACGTGAAGGACGTGCTGATCGAGATGGAGACGCTGGCGGAGATGATCGACACGCAGATCCTGCCGGCCGGGTACGCCTATCTCGGGTCGCTCGCGGATGCCGCGGCGAAGGCGAAGCAGGGCGGGATCCGCGTGGTGCCGCAGAAGGCCGCGGCGGAGGCGACGGGGAAGCTCGTGACGGCGCTGCAGGCGAAGTCGGCGGCGCTGCACGCGGCGATCAAGAAGGCGCATGCGCTGCACGGTGACGAGGCGAAGTGCGCGGCGTTCCTCACGGCCACCGGCCATGATGCGATGAGCGCCTGCCGCGAGCTGTCGGACAAGCTCGAGGTGAGCATCGGTGATGCGTACTGGCCGCTGCCGCGGTACCGGGAGATGCTGTTCCCGGTCTGA
- a CDS encoding DUF4142 domain-containing protein gives MRHVRPLLLVPLALGLGACSLFGRSGVTPGASPTAAAVAGAPVPVAGLTDANIAAIVVAANNADISYAEQALAKSQDADIRSFATMVRSDHQSVNRAAVELVTRLKVTPVDNQLSFDLRDDAETKRLRMRDLEGFAFDSAYAANEVSYHVTLLGAIDGALIPSARNSELKALLVEVRPAVEAHLGHAKQLAAAKTVRRR, from the coding sequence ATGCGTCACGTCCGTCCGCTCTTGCTCGTTCCCTTGGCGCTGGGGCTCGGCGCGTGCAGCCTCTTCGGCCGGAGCGGCGTCACGCCGGGGGCGTCACCGACGGCGGCCGCCGTAGCCGGGGCGCCGGTCCCGGTGGCGGGGCTGACGGACGCGAACATCGCGGCGATCGTCGTCGCCGCGAACAACGCCGACATCAGCTACGCCGAGCAGGCGCTGGCCAAGTCGCAGGACGCGGACATCCGGAGCTTCGCGACCATGGTACGGTCGGACCACCAATCGGTGAACCGGGCCGCGGTGGAGTTGGTGACGCGGCTGAAGGTGACGCCGGTGGACAACCAGCTCTCGTTCGACCTGCGGGACGATGCGGAGACGAAGCGACTCCGGATGCGGGACCTGGAGGGCTTCGCCTTCGACAGCGCGTACGCGGCGAACGAGGTGAGCTATCATGTCACACTGTTGGGTGCCATCGACGGTGCGCTCATCCCGTCGGCCCGGAACAGTGAGCTGAAGGCGCTACTCGTGGAGGTCCGTCCGGCAGTGGAGGCCCACTTGGGTCACGCGAAGCAGCTGGCGGCGGCGAAGACCGTTCGGCGTCGCTAG
- a CDS encoding dienelactone hydrolase family protein translates to MSPRPFVRSLLLRPLLLLGLAAPMVAAQAPTVTRRDLADAYLTMDRAVMRRGLPDSARAEVNAAFDRTTLAFFGGRYATVLRDMHALLARVEGDTAAGGETRTLLPLRLRAEPRVLVPARDARLVVSVTPMYADSAAPAEDRTYLVRVRSEAGREVARVPLRVPAGTAPGTRVEVAIETRGLALAPGRVSVLIEREGGRVQQRTSFFVSHESVDSIRTRLLGALEALAPRADAQALEAVRARAALLVDRPADDNTAQFLADPIRLADEVAGEVRALQAGGDPFRDRVGGYWRTMQVVGGPVAMRIHVPPAARRGAPLPVMLALHGAGADENMFLEGYGAGRIAALADSLGFIVISPATTAFMRDPAALDSALAVVGRSHPVDRARVTVVGHSMGGGATVRLATLQRERLRAAAVLAGAGTAPADGAMAPTLFVAASVDPIIPAARVRASAEQARQVGVRAELWDATGWGHTLVVGAYLDRVVAWLLAQ, encoded by the coding sequence TTGTCCCCTCGCCCGTTCGTGCGATCGCTCTTGCTCCGTCCGCTCCTGCTCCTCGGTCTGGCCGCCCCGATGGTCGCGGCACAGGCGCCGACCGTCACCCGCCGGGACCTCGCGGACGCATACCTGACCATGGACCGCGCGGTCATGCGCCGCGGACTTCCCGACTCGGCGCGCGCCGAGGTGAATGCCGCGTTCGACCGGACGACGCTCGCCTTCTTCGGCGGGCGATATGCGACCGTGTTGCGTGACATGCATGCGCTGCTGGCGCGCGTCGAGGGGGACACCGCCGCCGGTGGGGAGACACGCACGCTCCTCCCGTTGCGGCTCCGCGCCGAGCCGCGCGTGCTCGTCCCCGCGCGCGACGCGCGGCTGGTGGTCTCGGTGACGCCGATGTACGCCGACAGCGCAGCACCGGCGGAGGACCGGACGTATCTCGTGCGTGTGCGGTCCGAGGCGGGGCGTGAGGTGGCGCGCGTGCCGCTCCGGGTACCCGCCGGCACCGCGCCAGGCACTCGTGTCGAGGTCGCGATCGAGACGCGGGGACTCGCGCTCGCTCCGGGGCGCGTGAGCGTCTTGATCGAGCGCGAGGGCGGGCGCGTGCAGCAACGGACCTCGTTCTTCGTCTCGCACGAGTCGGTGGACAGCATCCGCACGCGACTGCTCGGCGCCCTCGAGGCGCTCGCACCGCGAGCGGACGCGCAGGCGCTGGAGGCCGTGCGCGCGCGCGCCGCGTTGCTCGTGGACCGGCCGGCGGACGACAACACGGCACAGTTCCTCGCCGACCCGATCCGCCTGGCCGACGAGGTCGCCGGCGAAGTACGCGCCCTGCAGGCGGGCGGCGATCCGTTCCGTGATCGGGTCGGCGGCTACTGGCGGACCATGCAGGTGGTCGGCGGCCCGGTCGCGATGCGGATCCACGTCCCGCCCGCAGCCCGACGCGGGGCGCCGCTCCCGGTGATGCTGGCGCTGCATGGTGCCGGCGCCGACGAGAACATGTTCCTCGAGGGCTATGGTGCGGGGCGCATCGCCGCGCTGGCGGACTCGCTCGGTTTCATCGTGATCTCGCCTGCGACGACGGCGTTCATGCGTGATCCGGCCGCGCTCGACAGCGCGCTCGCGGTGGTCGGTCGATCGCACCCGGTGGACCGGGCGCGGGTGACGGTGGTCGGGCATTCCATGGGTGGCGGCGCGACGGTGCGATTGGCGACGCTGCAGCGGGAGCGCCTCCGCGCGGCCGCGGTGCTCGCGGGCGCGGGCACGGCGCCGGCGGACGGCGCGATGGCCCCGACCTTGTTCGTCGCGGCGTCGGTGGATCCGATCATCCCGGCCGCCCGAGTGCGGGCCTCGGCGGAACAGGCACGACAGGTGGGCGTCCGCGCCGAACTCTGGGACGCGACCGGATGGGGCCACACGCTGGTGGTGGGGGCGTATCTCGACCGCGTGGTCGCGTGGCTGCTCGCTCAGTGA
- the hemB gene encoding porphobilinogen synthase, with translation MYDASAPPAAPAVPSARPRRLRRSPALRAFVRETVVTAGQLIHPLFIVEGSGVRKPIKTMPGHAQLSVDQLGAELAEIRALGIRSVLLFGIPGHKDATGTGAWDAEGPVARATRAIKAIAPELVVIADVCLCEYTSHGHCGIIHDESGHVANDETLPLLAKAAVCYAQAGADIVAPSAMMDGQVAAIRRGLDDAGLLDTPILSYAAKHASAFYGPFRDAAESPPSFGDRRAYQMDPANAREALVEVQLDVDEGADLLMVKPAGTALDIIRQVRDRFPHPLVAYQVSGEYAMLKAAAERGWLDEPRAALESLLAIRRAGADQVITYYAKEAARWLSTQA, from the coding sequence ATGTACGATGCTTCCGCCCCACCCGCCGCGCCTGCGGTGCCTTCGGCTCGCCCCCGCCGCCTGCGACGCTCGCCCGCGCTACGCGCGTTCGTGCGCGAGACGGTGGTCACGGCCGGGCAGCTGATCCATCCGCTGTTCATCGTCGAAGGGAGCGGCGTGCGGAAGCCGATCAAGACGATGCCCGGCCATGCGCAGCTCTCGGTCGACCAGCTCGGCGCCGAGCTGGCCGAGATCCGCGCGCTGGGCATCCGCAGCGTGCTCCTCTTCGGCATCCCCGGGCACAAGGATGCGACCGGGACCGGTGCGTGGGACGCCGAGGGTCCGGTGGCGCGTGCGACCCGCGCGATCAAGGCGATCGCACCGGAGCTGGTCGTGATCGCCGACGTCTGCCTCTGCGAGTACACGTCACACGGGCACTGCGGCATCATCCACGACGAATCGGGGCACGTGGCGAACGACGAGACCCTGCCACTGCTCGCGAAGGCGGCGGTCTGCTACGCGCAGGCGGGCGCGGACATCGTCGCGCCGAGCGCGATGATGGACGGGCAAGTCGCGGCGATCCGCCGCGGCCTCGACGACGCCGGGCTCCTCGACACGCCGATCCTCAGCTACGCGGCGAAGCACGCATCGGCGTTCTACGGACCCTTCCGCGATGCGGCCGAGAGCCCACCCTCCTTCGGCGACCGACGCGCCTATCAGATGGATCCGGCGAACGCGCGCGAGGCGCTCGTGGAGGTGCAACTCGACGTGGACGAGGGGGCCGACCTCCTGATGGTGAAGCCGGCGGGGACGGCGCTCGACATCATCCGGCAGGTGCGCGACCGCTTCCCGCACCCGCTCGTCGCGTACCAGGTGAGCGGCGAGTACGCGATGCTGAAGGCGGCGGCCGAGCGCGGCTGGCTCGACGAGCCGCGCGCGGCGCTCGAATCGCTGCTCGCGATCCGTCGTGCTGGGGCAGACCAGGTGATCACGTACTACGCGAAGGAGGCGGCGCGATGGCTGTCCACCCAGGCGTGA
- a CDS encoding uroporphyrinogen-III synthase, translated as MSPSRALAARRVVVTRAEAQAAPLLAALRAEGALPIAAPAIRVLGPEDPAPLQQAAADIERFTWLVCTSTNAVRAVASAVTDAHGAAAWPEGLRAAAVGNATAHAMRAEGLRVAFTPSSAVADALGRELPIAPGAQILWPHGDLADGALATTLAARGALVTALVAYRTVADVALLGLVDALRDGRVDAMTFTSASTVRHVVEGLAAAGVDLMRPGAAMRPLIVCIGPVSAAAARECGLTVDAIAEPHDDSGLITALQQAFAARPAAA; from the coding sequence ATGAGCCCGAGTCGCGCGCTCGCCGCGCGCCGCGTGGTGGTGACCCGGGCCGAAGCGCAGGCAGCGCCACTGCTCGCCGCGCTGCGCGCCGAAGGGGCGCTGCCGATCGCGGCGCCGGCGATCCGTGTCCTCGGCCCGGAGGATCCGGCGCCGCTGCAGCAGGCGGCCGCGGACATCGAGCGATTCACTTGGCTGGTCTGCACGAGCACGAACGCCGTGCGGGCCGTCGCGTCGGCGGTGACGGATGCGCACGGTGCGGCCGCATGGCCCGAGGGCCTTCGGGCCGCGGCGGTCGGCAACGCGACCGCGCACGCGATGCGCGCCGAAGGACTCCGCGTGGCCTTCACGCCATCGAGCGCGGTGGCGGATGCGCTCGGACGCGAACTGCCGATCGCGCCGGGGGCGCAGATCCTCTGGCCCCATGGCGATCTCGCCGACGGCGCGCTCGCGACGACGCTCGCCGCGCGCGGTGCGCTCGTCACCGCTCTCGTCGCGTATCGTACCGTGGCGGACGTCGCGCTGCTCGGGCTCGTGGACGCCCTGCGCGACGGACGCGTGGACGCGATGACGTTCACGAGCGCCTCGACGGTGCGCCACGTCGTCGAAGGGCTCGCCGCGGCCGGCGTGGATCTCATGCGACCGGGCGCTGCGATGCGACCGCTCATCGTCTGCATCGGTCCGGTCTCCGCCGCCGCCGCGCGCGAGTGCGGCCTGACGGTCGATGCCATCGCCGAGCCGCACGACGATTCCGGACTGATCACCGCCCTGCAACAGGCCTTCGCCGCGCGCCCTGCCGCGGCCTGA
- the hemC gene encoding hydroxymethylbilane synthase: protein MSKFGTLDQLPKGARVGTSSPRRGCQLRAVRPDLVTLDIRGNVDTRLAKLEKGDYDAIVLAAAGLERLGWQQVVTEFLDTERMVPAVAQGILAIEARAADDDARALCAHLDDAASRRCAEAERAFLAAMGAGCNAPLAGFATIDGAQLTLTAVVGAPDGRTARVVRRGTEPATLGRDVAAALSSGPGGGLLAEALAAGVPPG from the coding sequence ATCTCGAAGTTCGGGACGCTCGACCAGCTCCCAAAGGGCGCGCGCGTGGGTACCAGCAGCCCGCGGCGCGGATGCCAGCTGCGCGCGGTGCGCCCGGACCTCGTCACGCTCGACATCCGCGGCAACGTCGATACGCGCCTCGCGAAGCTCGAGAAGGGGGACTACGACGCGATCGTGCTCGCCGCCGCAGGACTCGAGCGGCTCGGCTGGCAACAGGTCGTCACCGAGTTCCTCGACACCGAGCGGATGGTGCCGGCGGTCGCCCAGGGGATCCTCGCGATCGAGGCACGCGCGGCCGATGACGACGCGCGCGCGCTCTGCGCGCATCTGGATGACGCGGCGAGCCGTCGCTGCGCCGAAGCGGAGCGGGCCTTCCTCGCGGCGATGGGCGCCGGATGCAACGCACCGCTCGCGGGCTTCGCGACGATCGACGGCGCACAACTGACGCTGACGGCGGTGGTCGGGGCACCGGATGGTCGCACTGCTCGCGTGGTGCGTCGCGGCACCGAGCCGGCGACCCTCGGGCGTGATGTGGCCGCCGCGCTCTCGAGCGGCCCGGGGGGCGGTCTGCTCGCCGAGGCGCTCGCGGCCGGAGTGCCTCCGGGATGA
- a CDS encoding photosynthetic reaction center subunit M — protein MLEYQNLFTRVQIRTAPDPGLPIDETFGQRYGTGTFNYWAGKIGDSQIGPIYLGFWGIVSLLCGFLAFEIIGLNMMKSVGWSPVEFIRQLPWLALEPPSPQYGLRFPPLNQGGWYLIAGFFLTSAIITWWIRTYTRARALGMGTHLAWAFGAAIFLYSSFFFQPLLVGSWSEMVPFGIFAHLDWTAAFSIRYGNLYYNPFHALSIAFLYGSVLLFAMHAATILAVSRLGGEREIEQITDRGTAAERSAIFWRWTMGWNATMESIHRWAWWFASLVGLTGGIGILLTGTVVDNWYLWAVKHGVAPQYKAQNILTPEQLEALRGQYPSALDRGFPTYTVPAPAPAAPDTTAVAAPAPGGN, from the coding sequence ATGCTCGAATACCAGAATCTCTTCACGCGCGTCCAGATCCGGACGGCCCCCGATCCGGGGCTGCCGATCGACGAGACGTTCGGTCAGCGCTATGGCACCGGCACGTTCAACTACTGGGCGGGCAAGATCGGCGACTCGCAGATCGGGCCGATCTACCTCGGCTTCTGGGGGATCGTCTCGCTGCTCTGCGGATTCCTCGCCTTCGAGATCATCGGCCTGAACATGATGAAGTCGGTGGGGTGGAGCCCCGTCGAGTTCATTCGGCAGCTGCCGTGGCTGGCGCTCGAACCGCCGTCGCCGCAATACGGCCTGCGCTTCCCGCCGTTGAACCAGGGCGGCTGGTACCTGATCGCCGGCTTCTTCCTCACGAGCGCGATCATCACGTGGTGGATCCGGACCTACACCCGCGCCCGTGCGCTGGGGATGGGGACGCACCTCGCCTGGGCGTTCGGCGCGGCGATCTTCCTCTACAGCTCGTTCTTCTTCCAGCCGCTCCTCGTGGGCAGCTGGAGCGAGATGGTGCCGTTCGGGATCTTCGCGCACCTGGACTGGACCGCGGCGTTCTCGATCCGCTACGGCAACCTGTACTACAACCCGTTCCACGCGCTCTCGATCGCCTTCCTCTACGGGTCGGTGCTGCTGTTCGCGATGCACGCGGCGACGATCCTCGCGGTGAGCCGCCTGGGCGGCGAGCGCGAGATCGAGCAGATCACGGATCGCGGGACCGCGGCCGAGCGTTCGGCGATCTTCTGGCGCTGGACGATGGGCTGGAACGCGACGATGGAGTCGATCCACCGCTGGGCCTGGTGGTTCGCGTCGCTGGTCGGACTCACCGGTGGCATCGGGATCCTGCTCACGGGCACCGTCGTGGACAACTGGTACCTCTGGGCGGTCAAGCACGGGGTGGCGCCGCAGTACAAGGCGCAGAACATCCTGACCCCGGAGCAGCTCGAAGCGCTCCGCGGCCAGTACCCGAGCGCGCTCGATCGCGGATTCCCGACGTACACCGTCCCGGCGCCTGCGCCGGCCGCGCCTGATACCACTGCCGTCGCGGCGCCCGCGCCGGGAGGGAACTGA
- a CDS encoding photosynthetic reaction center cytochrome c subunit — MRTLRTLQTAALASALLLTSACQFFGSVDRVVVQKGERGTAMEINYVARDQAAAMANLQAAMPAILPPAGPSPEGPLPWQNVQVLNDIPVAEFNRTMISMATWVAGAPGNCGYCHNLTNFAADTYPDGKAIYTKAVARRMIQMTRQINTEWTEHVANTGVTCYTCHMGKPLPNGLWFYTNENQILRHYLDGAGARVVSRTVAPNAVNRSSVKQTEWTYALMISQSQALGVNCTFCHNSRQFASWEQAPPQRVTAFAGIQMLRDLNTNFLAPLASTYHPSRLGPMGDAPKAQCVTCHNGVYKPLYGLQMAKHYPALWGGHTDWTTPLAAPYTKPVAVDAAAMPVLDSTGAVVTDTVSKQPPQ, encoded by the coding sequence ATGCGCACTCTCAGGACCCTCCAGACCGCGGCGCTCGCGAGCGCGCTGCTCCTGACCTCGGCCTGCCAGTTCTTCGGCTCGGTCGATCGCGTGGTCGTGCAGAAGGGCGAGCGCGGCACCGCGATGGAGATCAACTACGTCGCGCGTGACCAGGCGGCGGCGATGGCGAACCTGCAGGCGGCCATGCCGGCGATCCTGCCGCCGGCCGGCCCGTCGCCCGAAGGTCCGCTGCCGTGGCAGAACGTGCAGGTGCTGAACGACATCCCGGTCGCGGAGTTCAACCGGACGATGATCTCGATGGCGACGTGGGTGGCGGGCGCGCCAGGCAACTGCGGCTACTGCCACAACCTCACCAACTTCGCGGCGGACACCTATCCGGACGGCAAGGCCATCTACACGAAAGCCGTCGCACGCCGGATGATCCAGATGACGCGGCAGATCAACACCGAGTGGACGGAGCACGTCGCCAACACGGGCGTGACCTGCTATACCTGCCACATGGGGAAGCCGCTGCCGAACGGGCTCTGGTTCTACACGAACGAGAACCAGATCCTCCGGCACTATCTCGATGGCGCGGGCGCCCGCGTGGTCTCGCGGACCGTCGCGCCGAACGCGGTGAACCGCTCGAGCGTCAAGCAGACCGAGTGGACCTATGCGCTGATGATCAGCCAGTCGCAGGCGCTCGGGGTCAACTGCACCTTCTGCCACAACTCGCGGCAGTTCGCGAGCTGGGAGCAGGCGCCGCCGCAACGCGTGACGGCCTTCGCGGGCATCCAGATGCTCCGCGACCTGAACACGAACTTCCTCGCGCCGCTCGCCTCGACGTACCATCCGTCGCGGCTCGGCCCGATGGGTGACGCGCCGAAGGCGCAGTGCGTGACCTGTCACAACGGGGTCTACAAGCCGCTGTACGGTCTCCAGATGGCCAAGCACTATCCGGCACTCTGGGGCGGGCATACCGACTGGACGACGCCGCTGGCGGCGCCGTACACGAAGCCGGTGGCCGTCGATGCGGCCGCGATGCCGGTGCTGGACTCGACCGGCGCGGTCGTGACGGACACCGTCTCGAAGCAGCCGCCGCAGTAG